The Danio rerio strain Tuebingen ecotype United States chromosome 1, GRCz12tu, whole genome shotgun sequence genome includes a region encoding these proteins:
- the gja8b gene encoding gap junction protein alpha 8 paralog b, producing the protein MGDWSFLGNILEEVNEHSTVIGRVWLTVLFIFRILILGTAAEFVWGDEQSDYVCNTQQPGCENVCYDEAFPISHIRLWVLQIIFVSTPSLVYVGHAVHHVHMEEKRKEREEAELNRQQENEERLPLAPDQGSVRTAKETSTKGSKKFRLEGTLLRTYICHIIFKTLFEIGFVVGQYYLYGFRILPLYKCSRWPCPNTVDCFVSRPTEKTVFIIFMLAVACVSLFLNFVEISHLGLKKIHFVFRKPVRPQVEGPGAAEKALPSIAASSIQKAKGYKLLEEDKSTSHFFPLTEVGGMEAGRLPASYEPFEEKSDEAMAPKKDMSKMYDETLPSYAQTTVIGPSASSGILRRDEDEDELAVEADMEASETIEDTRPLSSLSKASSRARSDDLTV; encoded by the coding sequence ATGGGTGACTGGAGTTTCTTGGGCAACATCCTCGAGGAAGTAAATGAGCATTCGACGGTAATCGGTAGGGTGTGGCTCACGGTCCTCTTCATCTTCCGAATCCTCATCTTGGGCACAGCCGCAGAGTTTGTGTGGGGCGACGAGCAATCGGATTATGTGTGCAACACGCAGCAGCCGGGTTGCGAGAACGTTTGCTACGACGAGGCCTTTCCCATCTCGCACATtcgcctctgggtgctccagatCATCTTTGTTTCCACACCCTCATTAGTGTACGTGGGCCACGCCGTGCACCATGTACACATGGAGGAGAAGCGTAAGGAACGGGAGGAGGCTGAGCTCAACCGGCAGCAAGAGAACGAGGAGAGGCTGCCGCTGGCGCCTGATCAGGGAAGCGTCCGTACGGCCAAGGAGACGAGCACAAAGGGCAGCAAGAAGTTTCGTCTGGAGGGCACTCTCCTGAGGACCTATATCTGCCACATTATCTTCAAGACTCTCTTTGAGATCGGCTTTGTGGTGGGTCAATACTACTTGTACGGCTTCCGAATCTTGCCACTCTACAAGTGCAGCCGTTGGCCGTGCCCAAACACGGTTGACTGCTTCGTCTCAAGACCAACCGAGAAAACCGTTTTCATCATCTTCATGTTAGCTGTGGCCTGCGTCTCACTGTTCCTCAATTTTGTGGAAATCAGCCATTTAGGCTTAAAAAAGATCCACTTTGTGTTTCGTAAGCCGGTGCGGCCGCAAGTCGAGGGACCAGGAGCAGCCGAAAAGGCATTGCCTTCCATAGCTGCCTCATCGATCCAGAAAGCCAAAGGTTACAAGTTGTTGGAGGAGGACAAATCCACGTCGCACTTCTTTCCTCTGACTGAGGTTGGGGGGATGGAGGCTGGACGCCTGCCGGCTTCATATGAGCCATTTGAGGAGAAATCTGACGAGGCCATGGCACCTAAGAAAGACATGTCTAAGATGTATGACGAAACGCTGCCCTCTTACGCCCAGACGACCGTGATTGGACCGAGTGCATCGTCAGGAATTCTGCGCAGGGATGAAGATGAGGACGAGTTGGCTGTGGAGGCAGACATGGAGGCCAGCGAGACGATAGAAGATACACGACCGCTCAGCAGCCTGAGCAAGGCCAGCAGTCGCGCAAGGTCAGATGACTTGACGGTATAA